The genomic DNA TTGAACAAGCATCGACAATCATCATTCATCGGCATGAACGCCCGGACCCTGACGCGCTAGGCAGTCAGTTTGGATTACAGTTGGTTTTACAAAATCGATTTCCCGAAAAAACAGTGAAAGCGGTCGGCGAGATGGCAAGCTCACTTGCATTCATGGGGGCGCTTGATTCTGTGGAAGCAGCGGAGTATAAGCAGGCACTCGTCATCGTCCTGGATACAGCTAATCAAGGACGGATTGATGGAGCGGAAGCGTTGAATGGTCAGCAAACGATTAAAATCGACCACCATCCGGACGAAGATCCCTATGCCGACGTTCAAATCGTTGATACAACCGTCAGTTCGACGTCGGAGCTGTTGGTCCATCTCTTAAATGAATGGGGCTATGAAATCCCGGCGGCAGCAGCGATTCAATTTTATGCAGGGATCGTCGGAGATACAGGTCGTTTTCAATTCAGAGGCACGACAAGCCGGACGTTTTCCGTCGCAGCGCAACTGCTCGATACGGGAATTGATACGGATTGGCTCTATCGAAACATGTACCAGACGGAACTGGTCGCTTTACAGTTACAAGGTTATGTGTTGCAACATATCCAGTTGACGAAAGCGGGTGTCGGGTATGTCGTGTTGACACAGGATACATTGGCGACATTCGATGCGACCGTTGAACAAGCGTCCCTTCTCGTCAACAGCTTTGCAGGTCTGAAAGGCTTAAAAGCATGGGCATTGTTCCTTGAAACAGACAAGGAAGTTCGTGTCCGTCTGCGTTCGAAAGGACCAGTCATTAATGAGGTAGCCAAAGAATTTAATGGTGGCGGACATCCGATGGCATCGGGTGCGACGATCAAAGATTTGACGGAAGTGGATACGGTCGTCTCCCGTTTGAATGAAGTGGCAGAAGCCTTTACGTTCTAATAGAAAAAGGCTGCTCGCCATCATCCTGTTTCGGATACATGGCGAACAGCTTTTTTTAGCATCAATGAGTGGAAGCCTCTTCTTGGGGGATGAACCAAATTCCCCGTTCTGTGTGATCTTCAATGACGTTTAATTCAAGTTCTTTAACGGACTTACGGATTTTTTCAGCGATTTCTTCAGTCTCGGTAAATGCGGTTACCCCTAATTTCAGTTGTTCTACTTTTTCGCGGGCAATCTGGCTACGGTTTAAAATCATGGCAAACTCTCCTTCCGTTCAAGTCATGATGTTCTCTTTTTATTGTAGCGAAAAATGATGGGGATGGCGAGACTGAGAAGCGCATAGATATGAAACTTCTGAAAACGTTTCATTTATAACGAAATATAACCAAATGAGGATGGAGGAAAAAGAATGATCCAACTAAATGTCCGTACAGCATACAGTCCGTTGCAAAGTACGATTCGGATGGATCGTTATCTGGATGAGGTCAAACGACGCGGCTTTTCAGCTGCAGCCATCTGTGAGACATCTTTGACAGGAGTTCCGGCGTTTATGGCAGGTTGTGCGCAACGGGAATTGACTCCGATTGTCGGATTCGAACAAGTCATAGAACCGGATGAACTCACGATTCTGTGGTATGCGAAGACGAGTCATGGACTAAAAGCACTCTACCGACTTGCTAGTGAGATGCCTGTGGACGACTACGCGGAACTGATCGCCGTCCTGGAACCGAAACGACAAGCTCCGGAAGATGAAGCACGCTTACGGCGTCTCGTCGCCCAGTGGATGGGGTCAGCGCACAAAGCGACGATTTTTCTCGGCGTCAAGGCGGTCCGTTCGACCGTTGAACGCGACAGCAGGGAACAGTACCGTCAAGCGGCGAATGCCCTTGGGATCGAAACGATTCCGATTGATCCCGTTCGTTACCTCTTTCGTGAAGAGGTAGAAGCATTTCAAGCTTTACGTGCGATTGACGAAGGGTCGACGTTCGCTGAACAAAAAATCAATCGGTTGGCTCACTTTAAACTAATGGAAGAGTTACACGAACAGTTTACTGATCGGGAACTACGATTGCTGAAACAATGGGCAGAATCGCAGGAGACATTGACGTTGCCTTTTCAATCGCGTCCTCTCCCGCAAGTGACGAATGATTCGAATCACGTGCTGAACCGTTTGGCGCATGATGGCTTACTGGCACATGGTCACACCGGGGAAGAAGCGACAAAACGGTTGAAGTATGAGCTTGAAGTCATTGAAAAGACAGGATTTGCTGACTACTTTTTGATTGTCGAAGACTTAGTACGCCATGCGAAGGTGAAAGGAATCCGTGTAGGACCCGGACGTGGATCGGCCGCAGGATCGCTCGTCAGTTATGCCCTCGGGAT from Exiguobacterium sibiricum 7-3 includes the following:
- a CDS encoding DHH family phosphoesterase, translating into MKEQIRQLIEQASTIIIHRHERPDPDALGSQFGLQLVLQNRFPEKTVKAVGEMASSLAFMGALDSVEAAEYKQALVIVLDTANQGRIDGAEALNGQQTIKIDHHPDEDPYADVQIVDTTVSSTSELLVHLLNEWGYEIPAAAAIQFYAGIVGDTGRFQFRGTTSRTFSVAAQLLDTGIDTDWLYRNMYQTELVALQLQGYVLQHIQLTKAGVGYVVLTQDTLATFDATVEQASLLVNSFAGLKGLKAWALFLETDKEVRVRLRSKGPVINEVAKEFNGGGHPMASGATIKDLTEVDTVVSRLNEVAEAFTF